A genome region from Blautia coccoides includes the following:
- a CDS encoding alpha-mannosidase → MKKMYMIGNAHLDPVWLWPWQEGFQENKATCRSALERLNEYDDVIFTSSSAQFYEWIEKNDPEMFSEIEKRIREGRWVICGGWWVQPDCNIPCGESFARHALISQNYFKEKFGVIAKTGYNVDSFGHQGMMPQILRLSGMENYVFMRPSPQEKGLPARNFIWESDDGSRVHAFRLPFSYCTFGRLEDHMRACREEFDAGVEELMCFFGVGNHGGGPTIENIETVKKLQKEWDDVEIIFADPDFYFEKLREGNYELPVVHGDLQHHSSGCYSAESQVKRYNRKAENALLRAEKFSVLSELVAGQGYTEGLTEGWKRVLFNQFHDILAGSSIQTAYEDTRNELGEALSIAARNENNSLQAVSFHIDIDQEENMLPVVVFNPHGWETEEYVEVETGMFGNSCRGESYLVKDSDGNVVPSQKISSDAKVNGRNRIVFKACVPSLGYAVFRIYAVEREQEAEHSMQALVLENEQIRVQFEERTGAIISIWDKENRIEYCDGAFGRAVVVKDKSDTWSHGVTRFHETEGYFEPKSVKKTEDGPVRSSIRVISKYKNSTLVQIYTLYKEDKSVRVSAKINWQEKFRCVKIQFPTALDQYRGIYEIPFGCIEKACNGEEEPVQRWMDLSGMQEDNNKIICGIGILNDCKYSACIEGNCMELTVLRSPVYAHHNPYILDEEEDDYQFTDQGIQNFRYTIVPHLGTSREAHLVQRAEELNQPCVTVIETYHKGDYPQKAELLAVSESNVVLSALKKAEKNNGYIVRFYETEGKECHTDICIHFLEKTIHAEFKPYEIKTFLVSDSVDSKPVEVDFMEWEK, encoded by the coding sequence ATGAAAAAAATGTATATGATAGGAAATGCGCATCTTGACCCTGTATGGCTTTGGCCATGGCAGGAGGGATTCCAGGAGAATAAAGCCACCTGTAGATCAGCACTGGAACGCCTCAATGAATATGATGATGTAATATTTACATCAAGCTCCGCGCAGTTTTATGAGTGGATCGAAAAAAATGATCCGGAGATGTTTTCAGAGATTGAAAAGAGGATCAGGGAAGGGCGCTGGGTGATCTGCGGGGGCTGGTGGGTACAGCCTGACTGTAATATTCCCTGTGGAGAATCCTTTGCCCGCCATGCTCTGATCTCCCAGAATTATTTCAAGGAAAAGTTCGGCGTGATAGCCAAAACAGGATATAATGTGGACAGTTTTGGCCATCAGGGAATGATGCCTCAGATCCTGCGGTTGTCCGGTATGGAAAATTATGTGTTTATGCGTCCAAGCCCTCAGGAAAAAGGTCTGCCTGCCAGGAATTTTATATGGGAATCGGACGACGGATCCAGGGTACATGCTTTCCGCCTGCCCTTTTCCTACTGCACCTTCGGCAGGCTTGAGGACCATATGAGAGCCTGCAGGGAGGAATTTGATGCAGGCGTGGAGGAACTGATGTGTTTTTTTGGTGTGGGTAACCATGGGGGAGGACCAACCATTGAGAATATTGAGACTGTGAAAAAGCTTCAGAAGGAATGGGATGATGTTGAGATCATATTTGCAGACCCTGATTTTTATTTTGAGAAGCTAAGGGAAGGAAACTATGAGCTGCCCGTGGTACACGGAGACCTTCAGCATCATTCCAGCGGCTGTTACAGTGCGGAATCTCAGGTGAAGCGTTATAACCGGAAGGCGGAAAACGCTCTTTTGAGAGCAGAGAAATTTTCTGTTTTGTCCGAGCTTGTGGCGGGACAAGGATATACAGAGGGGCTGACAGAGGGGTGGAAGCGTGTTTTATTTAACCAGTTCCATGACATTTTGGCAGGCTCCAGTATTCAGACAGCGTATGAGGATACCAGAAACGAGTTGGGCGAAGCCCTGTCCATTGCAGCGCGAAATGAGAATAACAGTCTTCAGGCTGTATCCTTCCATATTGATATTGACCAGGAGGAGAATATGCTCCCGGTAGTTGTTTTTAATCCCCATGGCTGGGAGACAGAGGAGTATGTGGAAGTGGAGACAGGGATGTTCGGCAATTCCTGCAGGGGTGAATCCTATCTTGTAAAGGACAGCGATGGAAATGTGGTGCCGTCTCAGAAAATATCTTCAGATGCCAAAGTAAACGGCAGAAACAGGATCGTATTCAAAGCATGTGTGCCCTCCCTTGGATATGCTGTGTTCCGTATCTACGCAGTGGAACGGGAGCAGGAGGCAGAGCATTCGATGCAGGCTTTGGTACTGGAAAATGAGCAGATCCGTGTACAGTTTGAAGAAAGGACAGGAGCCATCATTTCCATCTGGGATAAGGAAAACAGGATTGAATACTGTGATGGGGCTTTTGGAAGAGCTGTAGTGGTAAAGGACAAATCCGATACCTGGAGCCATGGTGTCACAAGATTTCATGAAACGGAGGGGTATTTTGAACCAAAATCCGTGAAAAAGACAGAGGACGGGCCGGTGAGGAGCAGTATCCGGGTCATCAGCAAGTATAAAAATTCTACACTGGTTCAGATATACACATTATATAAAGAAGATAAATCTGTCAGAGTATCCGCGAAAATCAACTGGCAGGAAAAATTCCGGTGTGTAAAGATCCAGTTCCCGACTGCACTTGACCAGTACAGAGGAATATATGAAATTCCTTTTGGCTGCATAGAGAAGGCCTGCAATGGAGAAGAGGAACCGGTTCAGCGCTGGATGGATCTGTCAGGTATGCAGGAGGACAACAATAAAATCATCTGCGGTATTGGTATTCTAAATGACTGCAAATACAGTGCCTGCATTGAGGGAAACTGTATGGAACTGACGGTTTTGAGAAGCCCTGTGTATGCTCATCACAATCCGTATATTCTGGATGAGGAGGAAGATGACTATCAATTCACTGATCAGGGAATACAGAATTTCCGATATACCATCGTACCGCATCTTGGCACCAGCAGAGAGGCGCATCTGGTGCAGCGGGCAGAAGAACTCAATCAGCCCTGTGTCACAGTGATCGAGACATATCATAAGGGTGATTATCCGCAGAAGGCAGAACTACTGGCCGTAAGTGAGAGTAATGTGGTGTTGTCCGCGCTGAAAAAGGCGGAGAAAAATAACGGGTATATTGTCAGGTTTTATGAGACAGAGGGAAAGGAATGCCATACAGATATCTGTATCCATTTCCTTGAAAAGACAATTCATGCGGAGTTTAAACCCTATGAGATCAAGACATTTCTTGTGAGTGATTCCGTAGATTCAAAGCCTGTAGAGGTGGATTTCATGGAATGGGAGAAGTGA
- a CDS encoding carbohydrate ABC transporter permease, translated as MKKKNKNIQKIIPYMILLLIAGAFLLPLLWLVFAAFNPEASQAFAVPKHMSVENFRIILTDAKNQRGFLNSLFISVVQTGIVLVCSLLAAYPLSRYELKTGQKITMGMLFLTSIPITAVMVPVYQMFIMMKLVDSLGGTIIFLSASGLPYGIWMMKNFLDGVSVDLEEAAWIDGASAVKSVVHVVLPLMLPGLFTVAMFTFVGSWGNFFVPLILLQSTEKIPAAVNIYRFFGERGQVIYGQLAAYSIVYMLPVFVLYFFSQNYMSKGFAMTGASKG; from the coding sequence ATGAAGAAAAAAAATAAAAATATACAGAAGATTATTCCCTATATGATTTTACTGCTGATTGCGGGGGCATTTTTACTTCCTCTTCTTTGGCTGGTCTTTGCGGCATTTAATCCGGAAGCCAGTCAGGCTTTTGCAGTGCCAAAGCATATGAGTGTTGAGAATTTCAGGATTATCCTGACAGATGCCAAAAATCAGAGAGGGTTTTTAAACAGCTTGTTTATTTCTGTAGTACAGACCGGGATCGTACTGGTATGCTCCCTGCTGGCAGCTTATCCGCTGTCAAGATATGAGCTGAAGACAGGGCAGAAGATCACCATGGGAATGCTGTTTTTGACTTCTATTCCCATAACGGCAGTTATGGTGCCGGTTTACCAGATGTTTATCATGATGAAACTGGTTGATTCCTTAGGGGGAACCATTATATTTCTTTCGGCATCCGGCCTTCCCTACGGGATCTGGATGATGAAAAATTTTCTGGATGGGGTTTCTGTGGATTTGGAAGAAGCGGCGTGGATTGACGGCGCGTCTGCAGTTAAGAGTGTGGTGCACGTGGTACTGCCCTTAATGCTTCCCGGATTATTTACAGTTGCCATGTTTACCTTTGTAGGAAGCTGGGGGAATTTCTTTGTACCTCTTATTTTACTGCAGTCCACGGAGAAGATACCGGCTGCCGTAAATATTTACCGGTTTTTTGGGGAACGCGGACAGGTTATCTATGGACAGTTGGCAGCCTATTCTATTGTCTATATGCTTCCTGTATTTGTTTTATATTTCTTTTCACAAAACTATATGTCAAAGGGATTTGCAATGACAGGAGCGTCAAAAGGCTGA
- a CDS encoding ROK family protein: protein MKDYVIGIDIGGTKCAVVLGEAGEADEDCRIFDRICFATEAKRGPDCVIQDLFGAVRALLRRNDICTERLQAIGISCGGPLDHIKGVVKNPPNLYGWDNIPIVDIMEKEFQIPTYIQNDANACALAEWKFGAARGYQHVIFLTYGTGMGAGLILDGKLYNGASNMAGEVGHVRMTESGPVGFGKSGSFEGFCSGGGIAQIARMKVLEKLQIGERPSFCQSFEQIEELSAKTVALAAKGGDPLALDIYETSGYYLGRGLAILIDILNPEIIVLGSVYERSEELLWPCAQRVIEQEALAISREGCRIVPAELGNKIGDYAALSVAIQGGKNGKRTCSI, encoded by the coding sequence ATGAAAGACTATGTGATTGGTATTGATATAGGCGGCACAAAATGCGCAGTAGTGCTGGGTGAGGCAGGGGAAGCAGATGAGGACTGCCGGATATTTGACAGGATATGCTTTGCTACAGAGGCCAAGAGAGGGCCGGACTGTGTGATCCAGGATCTGTTCGGGGCAGTTCGGGCATTGCTCAGGCGTAATGATATCTGTACAGAAAGGCTGCAGGCAATCGGGATAAGCTGTGGGGGGCCTTTGGACCACATTAAAGGAGTGGTTAAGAATCCGCCCAATTTATATGGCTGGGACAATATACCGATTGTGGATATTATGGAAAAGGAATTTCAGATTCCCACGTACATACAGAATGATGCAAATGCCTGTGCACTGGCAGAGTGGAAGTTCGGGGCAGCAAGGGGATATCAGCATGTGATATTTCTTACCTATGGCACAGGGATGGGCGCCGGACTAATATTGGACGGGAAGCTGTACAATGGTGCCAGCAATATGGCCGGTGAAGTAGGTCATGTGAGAATGACGGAGAGCGGCCCTGTGGGATTCGGAAAGTCCGGTTCTTTTGAGGGGTTCTGCAGCGGAGGAGGTATCGCGCAGATTGCCAGGATGAAGGTGCTGGAGAAGCTGCAGATAGGTGAACGGCCCTCCTTTTGCCAGAGCTTTGAACAGATAGAAGAGCTGTCGGCAAAGACAGTGGCACTTGCCGCAAAGGGAGGGGACCCTCTGGCTCTTGATATTTACGAAACCAGTGGATACTATCTGGGAAGGGGATTGGCTATTCTCATAGATATTCTGAACCCGGAGATTATTGTACTGGGCAGTGTCTATGAAAGAAGTGAGGAACTGCTGTGGCCGTGTGCACAGAGGGTAATCGAGCAGGAGGCTCTGGCTATTTCAAGGGAAGGATGCAGGATCGTGCCGGCTGAACTGGGAAATAAGATTGGTGACTATGCTGCGCTTTCTGTGGCGATTCAGGGAGGTAAAAATGGGAAGAGAACATGCAGTATATGA